One Streptomyces sp. NBC_00223 genomic window carries:
- a CDS encoding dipeptidase yields the protein MSLVPLSETVSALIPRARAELAELVSFASVADERQFPRSECEKAADWVAAALRQDGFQDVALLDTPDGTQSVYGFLPGPATAPTVLLYAHYDVQPPLDESAWLSPPFELTERDGRWYGRGAADCKGGLLMHLTALRALAEQGGVPVNIKVIVEGSEEQGTGGLERYAELHPELLAADAVVIGDAGNFRLGLPTVTSSLRGMVLMEVRVATLEGNLHSGQFGGAAPDALAALIRMLSSLRDESGATTIDGLDNTGEWTGLGYEEDDFRRDARVLDGVELVGTGSISDRLWARPAVTVLGIDAPAVVGATPSVQAAAGALVSVRVPPGFDAGKSAEALTAHLRAAAPWGAKVEVTQRGSGQPFAADTESPAYTAMAAAMREAYGEDMAVAGQGGSIPLCNTLATLYPLAEILLIGLSEPDAQIHAVNESVSPQELERLSLTEALFLRRYAASHPASAGA from the coding sequence ATGTCCCTCGTTCCACTCTCCGAGACCGTGTCCGCGCTGATCCCCCGCGCCCGCGCCGAGCTGGCCGAACTCGTGTCGTTCGCCTCGGTGGCCGACGAGCGGCAGTTCCCGAGGAGCGAGTGCGAGAAGGCGGCCGACTGGGTGGCCGCGGCACTGCGCCAGGACGGCTTCCAGGACGTGGCTCTGCTCGACACGCCCGACGGCACCCAGTCGGTCTACGGCTTCCTGCCCGGACCGGCGACCGCGCCGACCGTGCTGCTGTACGCGCACTACGACGTGCAGCCGCCGCTGGACGAGTCGGCGTGGCTGTCACCGCCGTTCGAGCTGACCGAGCGGGACGGCCGCTGGTACGGGCGCGGCGCGGCGGACTGCAAGGGCGGGCTGCTGATGCACCTCACCGCGCTGCGGGCGCTGGCGGAGCAGGGCGGGGTGCCGGTGAACATCAAGGTGATCGTGGAGGGTTCCGAGGAGCAGGGCACGGGCGGGCTGGAGCGGTACGCCGAGCTGCACCCCGAGCTGCTGGCCGCCGACGCCGTCGTGATCGGTGACGCGGGCAACTTCCGGCTGGGCCTGCCCACGGTCACCTCGTCGCTGCGCGGCATGGTGCTGATGGAGGTGCGGGTGGCGACGCTGGAGGGCAATCTGCACTCCGGGCAGTTCGGCGGTGCCGCCCCCGACGCGCTGGCCGCGCTGATCCGCATGCTCTCCTCGCTGCGGGACGAGAGCGGCGCCACGACGATCGACGGCCTCGACAACACCGGTGAGTGGACCGGGCTCGGCTACGAGGAGGACGACTTCCGGCGGGACGCCAGAGTTCTCGACGGGGTGGAGCTGGTCGGCACCGGCAGCATCTCGGACCGGCTGTGGGCCCGCCCGGCGGTGACCGTTCTCGGCATCGACGCGCCCGCGGTGGTCGGCGCCACCCCGTCCGTACAGGCGGCGGCCGGCGCCCTGGTGAGCGTCCGGGTGCCGCCGGGCTTCGACGCAGGTAAGAGCGCCGAGGCGCTGACGGCCCATCTGCGGGCGGCGGCGCCCTGGGGTGCCAAGGTCGAGGTGACGCAGCGGGGCAGCGGGCAGCCGTTCGCCGCGGACACCGAGAGCCCGGCGTACACGGCCATGGCGGCGGCGATGCGCGAGGCGTACGGCGAGGACATGGCGGTGGCGGGCCAGGGCGGTTCGATCCCGCTGTGCAACACGCTGGCCACCCTCTACCCGTTGGCGGAGATCCTGCTGATCGGCCTGAGCGAGCCGGACGCGCAGATCCACGCGGTCAACGAAAGCGTCTCGCCGCAGGAGTTGGAGCGCCTGTCGCTGACGGAGGCGCTCTTCCTGCGGCGTTACGCGGCCTCCCACCCCGCGTCCGCCGGGGCCTGA
- a CDS encoding ATP-binding protein produces the protein MPTWRLRDFRDDDLDRAIQIWDQGQQTDDPPPVFPISEVMAVARNGGPAVVAVVGEEMVGMAVARAEGERGWITLLALASMWRNRGIGSALIAELERRLRVHGVRRIGALLVPDATGTAALENSGYRPRDGLTYYEKVEHLGASDAGLLAELGGRVLPQGLWGDLAGMVREKEAIERRIVLPLAEPTLADRYGVTPPKSVILFGPPGTGKTSFAKAVASRLDWPFVELFPSRLAAGDAAGLATSLRDTFTDLAELETVLLFIDEVEEIAGVRSGLAADPGHGVTNELLKLIPGFRDHDDRLLICATNSVRSLDPAFLRPGRFDYVIPVGPPDPAARAAIWQRYLGPVADGVELQRLVAASEMFTPADIEFAARKGAHAAFEREVVDRQDAPAGTDDYLTAIADTRPTLTEQALTEFHEDIERYVRM, from the coding sequence ATGCCGACGTGGCGGCTGCGGGACTTCCGTGACGACGACCTGGACCGCGCGATCCAGATCTGGGACCAAGGCCAGCAGACGGACGACCCGCCCCCCGTGTTCCCGATCTCCGAGGTCATGGCCGTGGCCAGGAACGGCGGGCCCGCCGTGGTCGCGGTGGTGGGCGAGGAGATGGTGGGCATGGCCGTGGCCCGGGCCGAGGGCGAACGGGGGTGGATCACCCTGTTGGCCCTGGCCTCGATGTGGCGCAACCGCGGTATCGGCAGCGCCCTGATCGCCGAGCTGGAGCGGCGTCTGCGGGTGCACGGCGTACGCCGGATCGGCGCGCTGCTCGTCCCGGACGCCACCGGCACCGCCGCCCTGGAGAACTCCGGCTACCGGCCCCGCGACGGACTGACCTACTACGAGAAGGTCGAGCACCTCGGCGCGAGCGACGCGGGTCTGCTCGCGGAACTCGGCGGACGGGTGCTCCCGCAGGGCCTGTGGGGCGACCTCGCGGGCATGGTGCGGGAGAAGGAGGCCATCGAGCGCCGGATCGTACTGCCGCTGGCCGAGCCGACGCTCGCCGACCGGTACGGGGTGACGCCGCCGAAATCGGTGATCCTCTTCGGGCCGCCCGGCACCGGCAAGACCAGTTTCGCCAAGGCAGTCGCCTCCCGGCTCGACTGGCCGTTCGTGGAACTCTTCCCCTCCCGGCTCGCGGCCGGGGACGCCGCCGGGCTGGCCACCTCGCTGCGGGACACGTTCACCGACCTGGCCGAACTGGAGACCGTGCTGCTCTTCATCGACGAGGTCGAGGAGATCGCCGGCGTCCGGTCAGGGCTCGCCGCCGACCCCGGACACGGGGTCACCAATGAACTGCTCAAGCTGATTCCCGGGTTCCGCGACCACGACGACCGGCTGCTGATCTGCGCGACCAACTCCGTCCGCTCCCTCGACCCGGCCTTCCTGCGCCCCGGGCGATTCGACTACGTGATTCCGGTCGGTCCCCCCGACCCGGCCGCCCGGGCGGCGATCTGGCAGCGTTACCTCGGGCCCGTGGCCGACGGGGTGGAGCTCCAGCGGCTCGTGGCGGCCAGTGAGATGTTCACACCGGCCGATATCGAGTTCGCCGCCCGCAAGGGCGCCCACGCCGCCTTCGAACGCGAAGTCGTCGACCGCCAGGACGCGCCGGCCGGTACCGACGACTACCTCACCGCCATCGCCGACACCCGCCCCACCCTCACCGAGCAGGCGCTCACCGAGTTCCACGAGGACATCGAGCGCTACGTCCGTATGTGA
- a CDS encoding sensor histidine kinase produces MTYEEPQGEPRRGRPGVRPLLVPVVGIAVLQVVGSGVAGRHQTHRLALDALGYALLLAGPALLLFRRRVPVAVAAGTAVVTLVYIALGYPYGPIFASLVVAFFSAVAAGHRRAVSVTAGLVFAGYALVGEWLYRWLPPSGDGRLSWAELSGAAAWLLAVLAAAELYRVRREQIARDRRERAEAERRQADEERMRIARELHDVLAHSISLINVQAGVALALIDERPEQARTALTTIKAASKEALGDVRHVLSTLRAPGEAPRSPAPGLDRLPELVGQAAAAGLSVDVTVTGEPVPLPVGTDLAAFRIVQEALTNVVRHSGSRTARVRLAHEPGGIEVRVDDDGPAVAGGESGGGNGLVGMRERAAALGGTVRTGPRPDGGFRVRARLPHGRPGRPDADGHGAAGTAGGAAGGHTGEGDRGTGEGTEGTDRATPAEERP; encoded by the coding sequence ATGACCTACGAGGAGCCGCAGGGAGAGCCGCGCCGCGGACGGCCCGGCGTACGCCCCCTGTTGGTCCCCGTCGTCGGGATCGCGGTCCTCCAGGTCGTCGGCTCCGGTGTGGCCGGACGCCATCAGACCCACCGGCTCGCCCTGGACGCCCTGGGGTACGCGCTGCTGCTGGCCGGTCCCGCCCTGCTGCTGTTCCGCCGCCGTGTGCCGGTGGCCGTGGCCGCGGGGACCGCCGTGGTGACGCTGGTCTACATCGCCCTCGGCTACCCGTACGGGCCGATCTTCGCCAGCCTGGTCGTCGCCTTCTTCAGCGCGGTCGCCGCGGGCCACCGAAGAGCCGTGTCCGTCACCGCGGGCCTGGTATTCGCCGGGTACGCGCTGGTCGGCGAGTGGCTCTACCGCTGGCTGCCGCCCTCCGGCGACGGCCGCCTGTCCTGGGCGGAGCTGTCCGGCGCCGCGGCCTGGCTGCTCGCCGTGCTCGCGGCGGCCGAGCTCTACCGGGTCCGGCGCGAGCAGATCGCCCGCGACCGGCGGGAGCGCGCCGAGGCCGAGCGCCGCCAGGCCGACGAGGAACGGATGCGGATCGCCCGCGAACTGCACGACGTGCTCGCCCACAGCATCTCGCTGATCAATGTCCAGGCGGGTGTCGCGCTCGCCCTGATCGACGAGCGCCCCGAACAGGCGCGCACCGCGCTGACCACCATCAAGGCGGCCAGCAAGGAGGCGCTCGGCGATGTCAGACACGTGCTCAGCACCCTGCGCGCCCCCGGCGAGGCGCCGCGCTCGCCCGCGCCGGGCCTGGACCGGCTGCCCGAACTGGTCGGGCAGGCGGCCGCCGCCGGGCTGAGCGTCGACGTCACCGTGACGGGCGAGCCCGTGCCGCTGCCGGTCGGCACCGACCTGGCCGCCTTCCGTATCGTCCAGGAGGCCCTGACGAATGTCGTACGGCACTCCGGCTCCCGGACCGCCCGGGTGCGGCTGGCCCATGAGCCCGGCGGCATCGAGGTCCGGGTGGACGACGACGGACCGGCCGTCGCCGGCGGCGAGAGCGGCGGCGGCAACGGCCTGGTCGGCATGCGCGAGCGGGCCGCGGCCCTCGGCGGCACCGTCCGGACCGGCCCGCGCCCCGACGGCGGCTTCCGCGTACGGGCCCGGCTGCCCCACGGCCGGCCCGGTCGCCCGGACGCCGACGGGCACGGCGCCGCAGGCACCGCCGGGGGAGCGGCCGGAGGGCACACCGGCGAAGGCGACCGCGGCACCGGAGAAGGAACAGAAGGAACCGACCGCGCGACCCCCGCCGAGGAGCGCCCATGA
- a CDS encoding nitroreductase family deazaflavin-dependent oxidoreductase, with protein sequence MSEQTQTTHVLKPGWFTVNVANRSVGWLTRHGISVRGSRVLAVRGRKSGQWRTTPVNPLALDGERYLVAPRGHVQWTHNMRAAGGGRLLLGKHVEEFTVTEVADDDKPAILRAYLTHWKMEVGAFFDGVGPDSTQEELRAIAPKHPVFRIHPAEGE encoded by the coding sequence ATGTCGGAGCAGACCCAGACCACACACGTTCTCAAGCCCGGCTGGTTCACCGTCAACGTCGCCAACCGCAGCGTCGGCTGGCTGACCCGCCACGGCATCAGTGTCCGCGGCTCGCGAGTGCTGGCCGTCCGCGGCCGCAAGAGCGGCCAGTGGCGGACCACCCCGGTCAATCCGCTGGCCCTCGACGGCGAGCGCTATCTGGTGGCGCCCCGCGGCCATGTCCAGTGGACGCACAACATGAGGGCGGCGGGCGGCGGGCGGCTGCTCCTCGGCAAGCACGTGGAGGAGTTCACCGTCACCGAGGTCGCCGACGACGACAAGCCCGCGATCCTGCGCGCCTATCTGACCCACTGGAAGATGGAGGTCGGCGCCTTCTTCGACGGGGTGGGCCCGGATTCCACCCAGGAGGAGCTGCGCGCGATAGCGCCCAAGCACCCGGTGTTCCGGATCCACCCCGCCGAAGGCGAGTGA
- a CDS encoding LacI family DNA-binding transcriptional regulator, with the protein MKDVAARAGVGLKTVSRVVNEEPGVTPETVARVQSAIDALGFRRNDSARLLRTRRTASVGLVLEDLADPFYAALSRAVEDVARAHGALLFTGSSAEDPRREQELVLAFCARRVDGLVVVPAGDDHRYLSPEIEAGVATVFVDRPAGKLDADVVLTDNAGGTRDGVAHLIAHGHRRIGFIGDQSGIHTAAERLRGYREAMADAGLPTRPEWYAMGPTTPDRVRASLAAMLSGPEPVTALFAGNNRVTVTAVRVLSGHPRPVALVGFDDFELADLLNPPVTVVAQDAPGLGRSAAQLLFRRLDGLTPDEPSRVELPARLIPRGSGEIPPS; encoded by the coding sequence ATGAAGGATGTCGCCGCGCGAGCGGGCGTGGGACTCAAGACCGTCTCCCGCGTGGTGAACGAGGAACCGGGTGTCACACCCGAGACCGTCGCTCGTGTGCAGTCCGCGATCGACGCGCTCGGCTTCCGCCGCAACGACAGCGCGCGCCTGCTGCGCACCCGGCGCACCGCCAGCGTCGGGCTGGTCCTCGAAGACCTCGCCGACCCCTTCTACGCGGCGCTCAGCCGCGCGGTCGAGGATGTGGCGCGGGCGCACGGCGCCCTGTTGTTCACCGGTTCGAGCGCCGAGGACCCGCGCCGCGAGCAGGAGCTGGTGCTGGCGTTCTGCGCCCGCCGGGTGGACGGTCTGGTGGTCGTCCCCGCCGGCGACGACCACCGCTATCTGAGCCCGGAGATCGAGGCGGGCGTGGCCACCGTCTTCGTCGACCGGCCGGCCGGCAAGCTGGACGCGGATGTCGTCCTGACCGACAACGCGGGCGGCACCCGTGACGGCGTGGCCCATCTGATCGCCCACGGCCACCGCAGGATCGGCTTCATCGGCGACCAGTCGGGCATCCACACCGCAGCCGAGCGCCTGCGCGGCTACCGCGAGGCGATGGCCGACGCCGGGCTGCCGACCAGGCCCGAGTGGTACGCGATGGGTCCCACCACCCCGGATCGGGTACGGGCCTCGCTGGCGGCCATGCTGTCCGGCCCGGAGCCGGTCACCGCCCTGTTCGCGGGCAACAACCGCGTCACCGTCACGGCGGTCCGCGTCCTGTCCGGCCACCCCCGGCCGGTCGCCCTGGTCGGCTTCGACGACTTCGAGCTGGCCGATCTGCTGAACCCCCCGGTCACCGTGGTCGCCCAGGACGCCCCCGGACTCGGCCGCAGTGCCGCCCAGCTTCTCTTCCGGCGCCTGGACGGCCTGACCCCGGACGAACCCAGCCGGGTCGAGCTCCCGGCCCGGCTGATCCCGCGCGGCTCCGGCGAGATCCCCCCGTCGTGA
- a CDS encoding geranylgeranyl reductase family protein encodes MRLNSGDSRTGRAGTETDVSGEQAAQGSGAGDDEDLAVWDVVVIGAGPAGASAAHAAAVTGRKVLLLEKADLPRYKTCGGGIIGPSRDALPPGFELPLRDRVHAVTFSLNGKLTRTKRSRQMLFGLINRPEFDAGLVDAARAAGAEIRTGVTVSRVEQHGPGVPDRRTVAVIVSDSGASGQRDEEIVYARSVVGADGSASRIGAHVGVKLDQVDLGLEAEIPVPASVAEDWAGRVHIDWGPLPGSYGWVFPKGDSLTVGVISARGDGGATKRYLDDFIARLGLAGFEPSVSSGHLTRCRADDSPLSRGRVLVCGDAAGLLEPWTREGISYALRSGRLAGEWAVRIAESHDAVDARRQALNYAFAVKAGLGVEMGVGRSMLALFERRPAMLHAVLTSFPPAWRAFAGITRGKSSLAELVRTHPMARRALETLGRP; translated from the coding sequence ATGCGGCTGAACAGCGGAGACAGCCGAACGGGCCGAGCAGGAACGGAAACAGACGTGAGCGGTGAGCAGGCGGCGCAGGGCAGCGGTGCGGGGGACGACGAGGACCTCGCGGTCTGGGACGTCGTGGTGATCGGCGCGGGCCCCGCGGGCGCCTCGGCCGCCCACGCGGCGGCCGTCACAGGACGCAAGGTGCTGCTGCTGGAGAAGGCGGATCTTCCCCGGTACAAGACCTGCGGCGGTGGCATCATCGGGCCGTCCCGTGACGCGCTGCCCCCAGGGTTCGAACTGCCGTTGCGCGACCGGGTGCACGCGGTCACCTTCAGCCTCAACGGCAAGCTGACGCGCACCAAGCGCTCCCGGCAGATGCTCTTCGGCCTCATCAACCGGCCCGAGTTCGACGCCGGACTGGTCGACGCGGCCCGCGCGGCCGGAGCCGAGATCCGCACCGGGGTGACCGTCTCCCGGGTGGAGCAGCACGGCCCCGGTGTCCCCGACCGCCGTACGGTGGCGGTGATAGTGAGTGACAGCGGCGCCTCGGGCCAGCGGGACGAGGAGATCGTCTACGCCCGGTCGGTGGTCGGCGCCGACGGCAGCGCCAGCCGGATAGGAGCGCATGTCGGGGTCAAGCTCGACCAGGTCGACCTCGGTCTGGAGGCCGAGATCCCGGTGCCCGCCTCCGTGGCCGAGGACTGGGCCGGCCGGGTGCACATCGACTGGGGCCCGCTGCCCGGCAGTTACGGCTGGGTCTTCCCCAAGGGCGACTCCCTCACCGTGGGCGTCATCTCCGCCCGCGGCGACGGCGGCGCCACCAAGCGCTACCTGGACGACTTCATCGCCCGCCTCGGTCTGGCCGGTTTCGAGCCCAGCGTCTCCTCCGGTCATCTCACCCGCTGCCGCGCCGACGACTCGCCGCTGTCCCGCGGCCGGGTCCTGGTCTGCGGCGACGCGGCCGGACTGCTCGAACCCTGGACCCGCGAGGGCATCTCCTACGCCCTGCGCTCCGGACGGCTCGCGGGGGAGTGGGCGGTGCGCATCGCCGAGTCGCACGATGCCGTGGACGCCCGCCGCCAGGCCCTCAACTACGCCTTCGCGGTGAAGGCCGGGCTCGGCGTCGAGATGGGGGTCGGCCGCAGCATGCTGGCGCTCTTCGAGCGGCGTCCCGCGATGCTGCACGCGGTGCTCACCAGCTTCCCGCCCGCCTGGCGGGCCTTCGCCGGCATCACCCGGGGCAAGAGCTCGCTCGCCGAACTCGTCCGCACCCACCCGATGGCCCGGCGCGCGCTGGAGACCCTGGGCAGGCCGTAG
- a CDS encoding NUDIX hydrolase, with translation MIIWVNGAFGAGKTSAARELLDLIPDSTLYDPEAVGGCLRQLLPEKRLQEVTDYQDLAIWRRMVVETAAALLDELGGVLVAPMTLLHQEHRDEIFGGLASRGIDVRHVLLDPGETILRAWITARADNPDNAEVNEIARRWALDRIADYRAALSWLAQDAYSLCTAGLTPRETALRIAEAVGAGEGACGIVQTPEPRGETVAAGVLLFDDDDRVLLVDPTYKPGWEFPGGVVERGESPARAGHREVAEELGIELTGGLELLVVDWEPPQPPGHGGLRLLFDGGRMPSADRSRLLLPDAELRAWRFVTEDEAADLLPPVRLDRLRWALRAREQGRPLNLEAGHPAE, from the coding sequence GTGATCATCTGGGTGAACGGGGCGTTCGGCGCGGGAAAGACCAGCGCGGCACGTGAATTGCTGGACCTGATACCGGACAGCACTCTCTACGACCCCGAGGCGGTCGGCGGATGTCTGCGCCAACTGCTGCCCGAGAAGCGACTCCAGGAAGTGACCGACTACCAGGACCTTGCCATCTGGCGCCGTATGGTGGTCGAGACCGCCGCGGCGCTGCTCGACGAACTGGGCGGCGTGCTCGTCGCCCCGATGACCCTGCTGCACCAGGAGCACCGCGACGAGATCTTCGGCGGACTCGCCTCCCGGGGCATCGACGTCCGTCATGTGCTGCTCGATCCAGGAGAAACGATCCTGCGCGCATGGATCACCGCCCGGGCCGACAATCCGGACAACGCCGAGGTCAATGAGATCGCCCGCCGCTGGGCGCTCGACCGTATCGCCGACTACCGGGCCGCGCTGTCCTGGCTCGCGCAGGACGCGTACTCCCTGTGTACCGCCGGGCTGACACCCCGGGAGACCGCGCTGCGGATCGCCGAGGCGGTCGGCGCCGGGGAGGGGGCCTGCGGCATCGTACAGACCCCGGAGCCGCGCGGCGAGACCGTGGCCGCCGGGGTGCTGCTCTTCGACGACGACGACCGGGTGCTGCTGGTCGACCCCACGTACAAGCCCGGCTGGGAGTTCCCCGGCGGGGTGGTGGAACGCGGTGAGTCACCCGCCCGGGCCGGCCACCGCGAAGTCGCAGAAGAACTCGGCATCGAACTCACCGGCGGGCTCGAACTCCTCGTCGTGGACTGGGAACCCCCGCAGCCGCCCGGCCACGGCGGACTGCGGCTGCTCTTCGACGGCGGCCGGATGCCGTCCGCCGACCGGAGCCGGCTGCTGCTGCCCGACGCCGAACTGCGCGCATGGCGGTTCGTCACGGAGGACGAGGCCGCCGATCTGCTGCCGCCGGTCCGGCTGGACCGGCTGCGCTGGGCCCTGCGCGCCCGCGAACAGGGCCGCCCCCTCAACCTCGAAGCCGGTCACCCGGCGGAGTGA
- a CDS encoding DUF6332 family protein → MRRGRTRSERDAATVETVYATVTGALLAAGGFVAVISPVLAGAVHGPAAKGCFTAAVIVAAALFCGRVALTLRRFERRNRLGDLADRPRDQPSQPGRTNPDS, encoded by the coding sequence ATGCGCAGAGGCCGTACGCGATCCGAACGCGACGCCGCCACCGTGGAGACGGTCTACGCGACGGTGACCGGCGCCCTGCTGGCGGCCGGGGGCTTCGTGGCGGTGATCAGCCCGGTGCTGGCCGGGGCCGTGCACGGACCGGCCGCCAAGGGGTGCTTCACGGCGGCGGTCATCGTGGCGGCGGCGCTCTTCTGCGGCCGGGTGGCGCTGACGCTGCGCCGCTTCGAGCGGCGGAACCGGCTGGGGGACCTCGCCGACCGACCGCGGGATCAGCCCAGCCAGCCGGGCCGTACCAACCCTGACTCATAG
- a CDS encoding ROK family protein produces MHPHGANGPLVAALDIGGTKIAGALVDAEGRLPVRALRPTPAAADGETVLGAVTDVLDELRASSSWPAVVAVGIGSAGPVDAAHGTVSPVNVPGWRDFPLVPRVSRAADGLPVVLTGDGVAMTAAEHWQGAARGYDNALCMVVSTGVGGGLVLGGDLLPGPTGNAGHIGHISVDLDGDLCPCGSRGCVERIASGPNIARRALDAGWRPPAGAEATAAAVAESARGGDPVALASFDRAAQALAAGIAATATLVEIHVAVIGGGVAGAGPVLFDPLREHLTRYATLSFAAGVEVVPAKLGTDAGLVGAAAAAGLALGVEGFRAR; encoded by the coding sequence ATGCACCCCCACGGCGCCAACGGCCCACTCGTGGCCGCACTGGACATCGGCGGTACGAAGATCGCCGGGGCCCTCGTCGACGCGGAGGGGCGGTTGCCGGTACGGGCGCTGCGGCCGACGCCCGCCGCCGCGGACGGCGAGACCGTGCTCGGCGCGGTGACCGACGTACTCGACGAACTGCGGGCCTCCTCGTCGTGGCCCGCCGTGGTGGCCGTCGGCATCGGCAGCGCCGGCCCGGTGGACGCCGCGCACGGCACGGTCAGCCCCGTCAACGTGCCCGGCTGGCGCGACTTCCCACTGGTGCCCCGGGTGTCACGGGCGGCCGACGGGCTGCCGGTGGTCCTCACCGGCGACGGCGTCGCCATGACCGCGGCCGAGCACTGGCAGGGCGCGGCCCGCGGCTACGACAACGCGCTGTGCATGGTGGTCTCGACCGGAGTCGGCGGCGGTCTCGTCCTCGGCGGCGATCTGCTGCCCGGGCCGACGGGGAACGCCGGGCACATCGGGCACATCAGCGTCGACCTCGACGGCGACCTGTGCCCGTGCGGGTCGCGCGGCTGCGTGGAGCGGATCGCCAGCGGGCCGAACATCGCCCGCCGCGCGCTCGACGCGGGCTGGCGGCCGCCGGCCGGGGCCGAGGCCACGGCCGCGGCGGTCGCGGAGTCGGCCCGGGGCGGCGACCCCGTCGCGCTGGCGTCCTTCGACCGGGCGGCGCAGGCGCTGGCCGCGGGGATCGCGGCGACGGCGACGCTGGTCGAGATCCATGTCGCCGTGATCGGCGGCGGGGTCGCGGGGGCGGGGCCGGTGCTGTTCGATCCTCTGCGGGAGCATCTGACGCGGTACGCGACGCTGTCGTTCGCGGCGGGGGTGGAGGTGGTGCCGGCGAAGCTCGGGACCGACGCGGGGCTGGTGGGGGCGGCGGCCGCCGCGGGGCTGGCGTTGGGGGTGGAGGGGTTTCGAGCGCGGTAG
- a CDS encoding TetR/AcrR family transcriptional regulator, with protein MSVIRGARERARIEVTAAIKEEARRQLAAEGAAKLSLRAVARELGMVSSALYRYFPSRDDLLTALIIDAYDAIGSAAEQALAAHEDAAPVDRWTAVCRAARDWAVAHPHEYALIYGSPVPGYSAPQDTVGPASRVGLALVAVARDAQRAGLLGPPQGRPLSRPVRADAGRLAAELAPDLPIAAIAALVAAWAQVFGIVSFEVFGQFNHVVEARAEFFDQAAAALAVQIGLAPPDRIPAPDGGALPVLPAK; from the coding sequence ATGAGTGTCATCCGAGGTGCCAGGGAACGGGCCAGGATCGAGGTCACGGCCGCCATCAAGGAAGAGGCGCGGCGCCAGCTCGCCGCCGAGGGGGCCGCCAAGCTGTCCCTGCGTGCCGTCGCCCGCGAGCTGGGCATGGTCTCCTCCGCGCTCTACCGCTACTTCCCCAGCCGCGACGACCTGCTCACCGCTCTCATCATCGACGCGTACGACGCGATCGGCAGCGCGGCGGAGCAGGCCCTCGCCGCGCATGAGGACGCCGCCCCCGTCGACCGCTGGACGGCCGTGTGCCGCGCGGCCCGGGACTGGGCGGTCGCCCACCCGCACGAGTACGCGCTGATCTACGGATCGCCCGTCCCCGGCTACTCCGCGCCGCAGGACACCGTCGGCCCCGCCTCCCGGGTCGGCCTCGCCCTGGTCGCCGTGGCCAGGGATGCCCAGCGGGCCGGGCTGCTCGGACCTCCCCAGGGCCGCCCGCTGTCCCGCCCGGTCCGCGCCGACGCCGGCCGCCTCGCCGCCGAGCTCGCCCCCGACCTGCCGATAGCCGCCATCGCCGCGCTCGTCGCCGCCTGGGCCCAGGTCTTCGGCATCGTCAGCTTCGAGGTCTTCGGCCAGTTCAACCACGTCGTCGAGGCACGCGCCGAGTTCTTCGACCAGGCCGCCGCCGCGCTGGCCGTCCAGATCGGCCTCGCGCCGCCCGACCGCATACCCGCGCCCGACGGCGGAGCGCTCCCCGTACTCCCGGCGAAGTAG
- a CDS encoding response regulator transcription factor, with product MIRVLLADDQMLVRAGFRALLDAQGDIEVVGEASDGEQALRLVRELTPDAVLMDIRMPLMDGLAATRRITGEPALAQVKVVILTTFELDEYVFEAIRAGASGFLVKDTEPEELLRAVRAVVDGDALLSPGVTRRLIAEFAARSKEPAAAADLERLTEREREVMALVGIGLSNEEIARRLVVSPLTAKTHVSRAMVKLGARDRAQLVVLAYESGLVRPGWLG from the coding sequence ATGATCCGCGTCCTGCTGGCCGACGACCAGATGCTGGTCAGAGCCGGTTTCCGCGCGCTGCTCGACGCCCAGGGCGACATCGAGGTGGTCGGCGAGGCGTCGGACGGCGAGCAGGCGCTGCGCCTGGTACGCGAACTGACCCCCGACGCCGTGCTGATGGACATCAGGATGCCGCTCATGGACGGCCTCGCCGCCACTCGGCGGATTACAGGAGAACCGGCCCTGGCCCAGGTCAAGGTGGTCATCCTCACCACCTTCGAGCTGGACGAGTACGTCTTCGAGGCGATCCGGGCCGGCGCCTCCGGCTTTCTGGTCAAGGACACCGAGCCGGAGGAACTGCTGCGCGCGGTACGGGCGGTGGTGGACGGCGACGCGCTGCTGTCGCCCGGCGTGACCCGCCGCCTCATCGCCGAGTTCGCCGCCCGCTCCAAGGAACCGGCCGCCGCCGCGGATCTGGAACGGCTCACCGAACGCGAACGCGAGGTCATGGCCCTGGTCGGCATCGGCCTGTCGAACGAGGAGATCGCCCGCCGGCTCGTCGTCAGCCCGCTCACCGCCAAGACGCACGTCAGCCGCGCCATGGTGAAGCTCGGCGCCCGCGACCGGGCCCAACTGGTCGTACTGGCCTATGAGTCAGGGTTGGTACGGCCCGGCTGGCTGGGCTGA